The following are encoded together in the Arcobacter aquimarinus genome:
- the purF gene encoding amidophosphoribosyltransferase, with translation MCAIVGIYGNDNAARLASIALFAMQHRGQEATGISSSCDGKIYTKKDRGLVSEVFTEKALSYLKGNMAIGHNRYSTAGGDSILDAQPVYAKYKLGEISIVHNGNLINKDEVRQELIDKGAIFQTGMDTENLIHLIAKNTKDRLRDRIKEALNRTIGAYCFIVQSRSKQFVIRDRYGIRPLSLGKLKSGGYIVASETCAFDLVGADFIRDVKPGEMLIFDENRTEPESIQLFESEFRPCAFEYVYFARPDSVIDGKNVYRTRENMGRALAVNDEGKDLKVDMVIPVPDSGVPAALGYAAQSGIPFEYGIIRNHYVGRTFIEPTQEMRDLKVRMKLSPMKSLIEGKSLLVIDDSIVRGTTSKRIVKILKEAGAKEVHFRVASPEIKFPCYYGIDTPHKEELISNNMDKDEVCKYIEADSLEYLSVEDLVDAIGNDRNYALESFNGDYFVKA, from the coding sequence ATGTGCGCAATAGTTGGAATTTACGGTAATGATAATGCAGCAAGGTTAGCTTCAATCGCTTTATTTGCAATGCAACATAGAGGTCAGGAGGCAACAGGTATTTCATCTTCTTGTGATGGAAAAATTTATACAAAAAAAGATAGAGGATTAGTATCTGAAGTATTTACAGAAAAAGCATTAAGTTATCTAAAAGGAAATATGGCAATAGGTCACAATAGATATTCAACTGCTGGTGGAGATTCGATATTAGATGCACAACCGGTTTATGCAAAATATAAATTAGGTGAAATTTCAATTGTACACAATGGAAATTTGATTAATAAAGATGAAGTAAGACAAGAACTAATCGATAAAGGTGCAATTTTTCAAACAGGAATGGATACTGAAAATTTAATTCATCTAATTGCAAAAAATACAAAAGATAGATTAAGAGATAGAATTAAAGAAGCATTAAATAGAACTATTGGTGCATATTGTTTTATTGTTCAAAGTAGAAGTAAGCAGTTTGTTATAAGAGATAGATATGGGATTAGACCTTTGTCTTTAGGAAAATTAAAAAGTGGTGGATATATAGTTGCAAGTGAAACTTGTGCTTTTGATTTAGTTGGAGCTGATTTTATTAGAGATGTAAAACCAGGTGAAATGTTGATTTTTGATGAAAACAGAACAGAACCTGAGTCAATCCAACTTTTTGAAAGTGAATTTAGACCATGTGCTTTTGAATATGTATATTTTGCTAGACCTGATTCTGTTATCGATGGTAAAAATGTTTACAGAACAAGAGAAAATATGGGTAGAGCTTTAGCAGTTAATGATGAAGGGAAAGATTTAAAAGTTGATATGGTTATTCCAGTTCCTGATTCAGGAGTTCCGGCAGCTTTAGGATATGCTGCTCAAAGTGGAATTCCTTTTGAATATGGAATTATTAGAAATCACTATGTTGGAAGAACATTTATTGAACCAACTCAAGAGATGAGAGATTTAAAAGTAAGAATGAAATTAAGTCCTATGAAATCTTTAATTGAAGGAAAATCTTTATTAGTTATTGATGACTCAATAGTAAGAGGAACTACTTCAAAAAGAATCGTAAAAATTCTAAAAGAAGCAGGAGCTAAAGAAGTTCACTTTAGAGTTGCAAGTCCTGAGATAAAATTCCCTTGTTATTATGGAATAGATACACCACATAAAGAAGAATTAATTTCTAATAATATGGATAAAGATGAAGTTTGTAAATATATTGAAGCTGATTCTTTAGAATATTTAAGTGTTGAAGATTTAGTAGATGCAATCGGAAATGATAGAAATTATGCATTAGAAAGTTTTAATGGGGATTATTTCGTAAAAGCATAA
- the dapB gene encoding 4-hydroxy-tetrahydrodipicolinate reductase, giving the protein MIKIGILGSTGRVGSLLIDDLANDSEAKVGAVHVYGKLVKNLPTDTVVTNDMKVLFESSDVIIDFSAPAATEALLTEVIENGGNKPLVIATTGFNKHQQNLLLEASKLVPILYATNMSLGVAVLNKLVALASKTLRDFDIEIVEQHHRYKVDSPSGTALTLAEHAANARDLDLDEVRISGRDGQIGARTKDEIAVMALRGGDIVGRHTVGLYNDGEFLELNHTATARNTFSKGAIKVAKWIIGKEAKLYSINDALGL; this is encoded by the coding sequence ATGATTAAAATAGGTATTTTAGGTAGTACAGGAAGAGTTGGTTCATTATTAATTGATGATTTAGCTAATGATTCAGAAGCTAAAGTTGGTGCGGTTCATGTTTATGGTAAATTAGTTAAAAATTTACCTACTGATACAGTTGTTACAAATGATATGAAAGTATTATTTGAATCATCAGATGTAATTATTGATTTTTCGGCACCAGCAGCAACGGAAGCACTTCTTACTGAAGTTATAGAAAATGGTGGTAATAAACCTCTTGTAATTGCAACTACTGGATTTAACAAGCATCAACAAAACTTATTGCTTGAAGCTAGTAAGCTTGTACCTATTTTATATGCAACTAATATGAGTTTAGGAGTTGCAGTTTTAAATAAACTTGTAGCATTAGCATCTAAAACTTTACGAGATTTTGATATTGAAATTGTTGAGCAGCATCATAGATATAAAGTTGATTCTCCTTCTGGTACAGCTTTAACATTAGCTGAACATGCAGCAAATGCTAGAGATTTAGATTTAGATGAAGTTAGAATTTCTGGACGTGATGGACAAATTGGTGCTAGAACTAAAGATGAGATTGCTGTAATGGCTTTAAGAGGTGGTGATATTGTTGGACGTCATACAGTTGGTTTATACAATGATGGTGAATTTTTAGAATTAAATCACACAGCAACTGCTAGAAACACTTTTTCAAAAGGTGCAATTAAAGTTGCAAAATGGATAATTGGAAAAGAAGCAAAACTATACTCAATCAATGACGCTTTAGGTCTATAA
- the trxB gene encoding thioredoxin-disulfide reductase, with the protein MLDLAIIGGGPAGLTAGLYATRGGLKNVVMFEMGMPGGQITGSSEIENYPGQAEVVSGMDLMANWPEQCQRFGLKHEMAQVDNVTKTGDIFKLVTSDKKEYEARAVLIATGSVPKRAGFKGENEFFGRGISTCATCDGFFYKGKEVAVIGGGDSAIEEAVYLAKLCKKVYLVHRRDTYRAAPSTIEHMKHTENIEEVTNVIVEEVFGDAMGVTGLKVKHKDTGEIRDLPTPGVFVFVGRDVLNAPLKQADGTFLCDVNESGEVIVDLRMRTSVPGLYAAGDIRIDAPKQVVCAAGDGATAAVNIIEYLG; encoded by the coding sequence ATGTTAGATTTAGCGATTATTGGTGGAGGACCAGCTGGATTAACAGCTGGATTATATGCAACTAGAGGTGGACTTAAAAACGTAGTTATGTTTGAAATGGGAATGCCAGGAGGACAAATTACAGGTTCATCGGAAATAGAAAATTATCCAGGACAAGCAGAAGTTGTTTCAGGTATGGATTTAATGGCTAACTGGCCAGAACAGTGTCAAAGATTTGGATTAAAACATGAAATGGCTCAAGTTGATAATGTTACAAAAACTGGTGATATTTTTAAATTAGTAACATCAGATAAAAAAGAGTATGAAGCAAGAGCAGTTTTAATAGCAACTGGTTCAGTTCCAAAACGTGCTGGATTTAAAGGTGAAAATGAATTTTTTGGTAGAGGAATCTCAACTTGTGCAACTTGTGATGGATTCTTCTATAAAGGGAAAGAAGTAGCTGTAATAGGTGGTGGAGATTCTGCTATTGAAGAAGCTGTTTATTTAGCAAAATTATGTAAAAAAGTTTATTTAGTTCATAGAAGAGATACATATAGAGCTGCTCCATCTACAATTGAACATATGAAACATACAGAAAATATTGAAGAAGTTACAAACGTAATAGTAGAAGAAGTTTTTGGTGATGCTATGGGTGTTACAGGATTAAAAGTAAAACATAAAGATACAGGTGAAATCAGAGATTTACCAACTCCTGGAGTTTTTGTTTTTGTAGGAAGAGATGTATTAAATGCTCCATTAAAACAAGCTGATGGAACTTTCTTATGTGATGTTAATGAATCAGGTGAGGTTATCGTTGATTTAAGAATGAGAACATCAGTTCCAGGTTTATATGCAGCTGGTGATATTAGAATTGATGCTCCAAAACAAGTTGTTTGTGCAGCTGGTGATGGTGCAACAGCGGCTGTTAATATTATTGAATATTTAGGATAA